The Kineothrix sp. MB12-C1 genome includes a window with the following:
- a CDS encoding AzlC family ABC transporter permease, which yields MNNSMAFREGMRDGTPIALGYFAVSFTLGIAARNAGLTAFQGLLASVLNNASAGEYAGFLLIAAGAGYWEIALVTLITNARYLLMSCALSQKFVPGTSLIPRLFVGYAVTDELFGIAVARPGYLNPFYSYGAIAVAVPAWGIGTFIGVVAGNVLPFRVVSALSVALYGMFLAIIVPPGRKNPVVAWLVIISFILSFAAVYLPFASMFSDGTRTIILTVVIAAAAAILFPVPEADEEAVDEE from the coding sequence ATGAATAATTCAATGGCTTTTCGAGAGGGAATGCGGGATGGGACGCCCATTGCGCTCGGTTATTTTGCGGTATCCTTTACACTTGGAATTGCTGCACGTAATGCCGGGTTAACGGCTTTTCAGGGCTTGCTCGCCAGCGTTCTCAATAATGCGTCTGCAGGAGAATACGCGGGTTTTTTATTGATTGCAGCGGGGGCAGGTTATTGGGAGATCGCTCTTGTAACATTAATTACGAATGCCAGGTATTTGTTGATGAGCTGTGCTCTCAGTCAGAAATTTGTGCCGGGGACCTCTCTTATTCCCAGACTTTTCGTAGGTTATGCCGTGACTGACGAGTTATTTGGAATTGCCGTTGCACGCCCCGGATATTTAAATCCTTTTTATTCTTACGGAGCGATAGCGGTTGCGGTTCCGGCATGGGGAATCGGTACCTTTATAGGGGTGGTTGCCGGTAATGTGCTTCCCTTTCGGGTGGTCAGTGCTCTTAGTGTGGCGCTTTATGGAATGTTTCTGGCGATTATCGTTCCTCCGGGGAGAAAGAATCCGGTAGTGGCATGGCTTGTGATCATCAGCTTTATACTCAGCTTTGCAGCCGTATATCTGCCTTTCGCATCCATGTTTTCGGATGGTACGCGCACCATCATTTTAACGGTGGTGATCGCTGCGGCAGCGGCAATTCTATTCCCTGTACCGGAGGCGGATGAGGAGGCAGTCGATGAAGAATAA
- a CDS encoding AzlD domain-containing protein — MKNNVYIYLAIMATVTYAIRVLPLTLIRKQIKNRFLRSFLYYVPYVTLAVMTFPAIIEATQTPAAGVLALLAGILLAWFGASLFSVSVTCCIIVFLVELFVCR, encoded by the coding sequence ATGAAGAATAATGTTTATATTTATCTGGCGATTATGGCAACCGTTACTTATGCGATTCGCGTGTTACCTCTGACACTCATACGAAAGCAGATTAAGAATCGTTTCCTTCGTTCTTTTCTCTATTATGTTCCTTATGTGACGCTTGCTGTTATGACCTTTCCGGCGATTATAGAAGCCACCCAGACTCCGGCAGCGGGGGTACTTGCGTTACTTGCCGGTATTTTGCTGGCTTGGTTCGGAGCGAGTCTCTTTAGTGTATCGGTTACCTGTTGTATTATCGTATTTCTTGTAGAGCTTTTTGTCTGCAGATAA
- the licT gene encoding BglG family transcription antiterminator LicT, with translation MKIIRILNNNSVVATDEKNREVVLFGAGLGYMKARGQPVEDEKIEKRFYMEEKKKLNRFAELINSIPMEYILFSQQIIDEAKIKYGKQLEDNIYISLPDHIANAVDGAKQGIHTKNPMLWDIKRFYKDEFEIGEYALTVIAEKTGIELEMDEAAYIALHFVNAEIGGSKDTALDITRMMQEISELVKQKFQIDFDEESLAYYRYITHLKFFAQRVLNQSYYTDEDEDLFRMVIRKYPEEYGCVKQICEFLEKDFSYRVGIDEKTYLTVHIARVVKR, from the coding sequence ATGAAAATCATAAGGATTCTGAATAATAATTCTGTGGTTGCCACAGATGAGAAAAACAGGGAGGTCGTTTTGTTCGGTGCCGGACTTGGCTATATGAAGGCAAGGGGGCAACCGGTAGAGGATGAAAAAATTGAAAAGCGTTTTTATATGGAGGAAAAAAAGAAACTGAATCGCTTTGCGGAGTTGATTAACAGCATTCCGATGGAGTACATTCTTTTTTCTCAACAGATTATAGATGAAGCAAAGATAAAATATGGTAAGCAACTGGAAGATAATATCTACATATCTTTGCCCGATCATATCGCCAATGCCGTGGACGGTGCAAAGCAAGGAATACACACGAAAAATCCTATGCTCTGGGATATCAAGCGTTTCTATAAGGATGAGTTTGAAATAGGTGAATATGCTCTTACGGTCATTGCAGAAAAGACGGGAATTGAGCTTGAAATGGATGAAGCAGCCTATATTGCCCTTCATTTTGTGAATGCTGAAATCGGTGGAAGTAAAGATACCGCACTCGATATTACAAGAATGATGCAGGAGATATCGGAACTTGTGAAGCAGAAGTTCCAAATAGATTTCGATGAGGAATCATTGGCATATTATCGTTATATTACGCATCTTAAGTTTTTTGCGCAGAGGGTACTGAATCAGTCTTACTACACCGACGAGGACGAAGATTTGTTTCGGATGGTTATCCGAAAATATCCTGAGGAATACGGTTGTGTGAAGCAAATTTGTGAATTTTTGGAGAAGGATTTCAGTTATCGGGTAGGTATTGACGAAAAGACCTATCTGACCGTTCATATCGCGAGAGTGGTGAAACGATAA
- a CDS encoding beta-glucoside-specific PTS transporter subunit IIABC: MNYNQLAADILELVGGERNVLSVTNCMTRLRFQLRDTKLANVEAIKNLKGVQGIVTKNGQFQIIIGTDVSNVCDELKKMGSFPESTTGNEEEKKGILAAFFGTLTAIFTPVIPALAGSGMIKALLALLVAFKVVEAGSGTYQLFTAFGDALFYFLPFILAVSAAKQFKCSPYIAAVLAGVLMHASVGSLEPATAALSIFNGNVINFNYVTMFGFLPMLKVSYGGSVIPILLIVWVQSKIEPWANKISPNALKIFLAPMITIIGTGIIGLFVAGPLGNLVGNILAIVFNFFNDYAGWVIPLLMGTFCPFFVMTGMHYCFAPIQTIQYATLGYGTILGPGMLASNIAQGTASLTVGLRTKNKDMKQIAYSAGFTGLMGITEPALYGVNLKLKRPLYAAMIGGGVAGLYAGITGIHTFSSTTAGLLALPVYIGGDSIMNVVNAIITIIISIVVTAIATLILGFVDPIEEKTTKETGGNSGKGKADRLSVKETIGSPLKGKVVSLEQIPDEVFSKGILGQGIAVIPSEGKVTAPCDATVVSVIDSKHAVGLQDVNGTEILIHVGLDTVGLKGEHFECLVTEGQQVRKGQTILIFDMDEIKKAGYQLITPIIISNTDDYLEVIAADTKQVNYGDGIITIIR, from the coding sequence ATGAATTACAATCAATTAGCAGCCGATATTCTGGAATTAGTCGGCGGAGAAAGAAATGTGTTAAGTGTCACCAACTGCATGACGCGCCTTCGTTTCCAATTGAGGGACACGAAGCTTGCCAACGTGGAGGCAATTAAGAATCTAAAAGGGGTTCAGGGAATTGTAACCAAAAACGGACAGTTTCAAATTATTATCGGAACCGATGTATCTAATGTTTGCGACGAATTGAAGAAAATGGGAAGTTTTCCGGAAAGCACGACCGGAAATGAAGAGGAGAAGAAAGGTATTCTGGCGGCATTCTTCGGCACGTTAACAGCAATTTTTACTCCTGTCATTCCGGCCCTTGCAGGCTCCGGTATGATAAAAGCACTGTTGGCATTGTTGGTAGCCTTCAAGGTAGTGGAGGCTGGTTCCGGCACCTATCAGCTTTTTACAGCCTTTGGCGATGCGTTATTTTACTTCTTGCCGTTTATTCTCGCAGTATCGGCAGCCAAACAGTTCAAGTGTTCCCCGTACATAGCGGCGGTATTGGCCGGTGTACTTATGCACGCCTCTGTAGGCAGCCTTGAGCCTGCTACGGCAGCTTTAAGTATCTTCAATGGAAATGTGATAAACTTCAACTATGTAACAATGTTCGGATTTCTGCCTATGCTTAAGGTTTCCTATGGCGGCAGCGTTATCCCGATTTTGTTAATCGTATGGGTGCAGTCCAAAATTGAGCCATGGGCGAATAAGATTTCCCCTAATGCACTGAAAATTTTCCTTGCACCTATGATTACTATTATTGGAACTGGAATTATCGGCCTGTTTGTAGCTGGCCCTCTGGGCAATCTGGTAGGTAATATATTGGCCATTGTATTTAACTTCTTCAATGACTATGCGGGGTGGGTGATTCCGCTTTTGATGGGAACTTTCTGCCCGTTCTTCGTTATGACGGGTATGCACTATTGCTTTGCACCCATTCAGACGATCCAATATGCAACACTGGGGTACGGAACTATCTTGGGCCCAGGTATGTTAGCATCGAATATCGCGCAGGGTACGGCGTCCCTGACGGTAGGACTTAGAACAAAAAATAAAGATATGAAGCAGATTGCGTATTCTGCCGGATTCACTGGTTTAATGGGCATTACAGAGCCGGCGTTGTACGGTGTTAACCTGAAATTGAAGCGCCCGCTCTATGCAGCTATGATTGGCGGCGGTGTGGCCGGACTTTATGCGGGAATTACGGGAATTCATACCTTTTCATCCACTACTGCGGGCTTATTGGCACTTCCGGTATATATCGGCGGGGACAGCATTATGAACGTAGTAAATGCAATAATCACAATTATAATTTCCATTGTTGTGACAGCCATAGCTACTTTGATACTCGGATTTGTGGATCCGATAGAGGAAAAAACAACGAAGGAGACCGGCGGAAACAGCGGTAAAGGAAAAGCGGACAGACTTAGTGTGAAGGAAACGATAGGATCTCCGCTAAAGGGAAAAGTAGTTTCTTTGGAGCAGATACCGGATGAAGTATTTTCCAAGGGAATCTTAGGACAGGGAATTGCGGTGATTCCTTCGGAAGGAAAAGTAACAGCGCCTTGTGATGCTACGGTAGTATCTGTTATTGATTCCAAACATGCGGTAGGTCTGCAGGATGTAAACGGAACTGAGATTCTTATTCATGTAGGATTGGATACGGTGGGTTTAAAAGGAGAGCATTTTGAATGCCTTGTAACAGAGGGTCAACAGGTGAGAAAAGGCCAAACAATTCTTATTTTCGATATGGATGAGATTAAAAAAGCAGGCTATCAGTTAATAACACCAATAATCATCAGCAACACGGATGATTACCTGGAAGTAATTGCAGCGGATACAAAACAGGTAAATTATGGGGATGGAATTATAACAATAATTCGTTAA
- a CDS encoding glycoside hydrolase family 1 protein, which produces MRFPENFLWGGAIAANQCEGAYDVDGKGLSIQDVMPKGVLGEVEEEPTADNLKLMGIDFYHRYEDDIRLFSEMGFRMLRLSIAWSRIYPNGDDKEPNEKGLVFYDKVFDCCLKYGIEPIVTLSHYETPLHLAKEYDGWRNRSLIEFFLRYCRTVFGRYGKKVKYWMTFNEINAVRHFPLMGAGIWTPKEKLTKADIYQAAHHEFVASALATKLLREMVPGAKMGCMVLGALSYPMTPHPDDMLSMMERDRDCMFFADVQARGYYPSYIRREWEREGIELQMEPGDEDVLRYTVDYISFSYYMSKCTAADCSKYQKGRGNLTTGVANPYLKESEWGWQIDPKGLRYTLNYFYDRYQKPLFVAENGLGANDVLIIGADREPTVEDDYRINYMKEHLAQIKKAIVQDGVEVIGYAAWGCIDLVSASSAQLKKRYGFIYVDRNEDGSGTLERFRKKSFYWYRDIISTNGEALEE; this is translated from the coding sequence ATGAGATTTCCGGAGAACTTTTTATGGGGAGGTGCGATTGCAGCAAACCAATGCGAAGGGGCTTACGATGTGGATGGCAAGGGACTGTCGATTCAGGATGTAATGCCAAAGGGTGTTCTTGGAGAGGTGGAAGAGGAACCGACGGCAGATAATTTGAAACTAATGGGTATCGACTTTTACCATCGATACGAGGACGATATCCGTCTGTTTAGCGAGATGGGGTTTCGGATGCTTCGTCTGTCAATTGCATGGAGCCGCATCTACCCAAACGGAGATGATAAGGAGCCGAATGAAAAAGGACTTGTCTTTTACGATAAGGTGTTTGACTGTTGCTTAAAATACGGTATTGAGCCTATTGTGACCCTGTCTCACTATGAGACACCGCTTCATCTGGCAAAGGAATATGACGGATGGAGAAACCGGAGCTTAATTGAATTTTTCCTGCGCTACTGTCGAACCGTATTCGGAAGATATGGTAAGAAGGTTAAATACTGGATGACTTTTAATGAAATCAATGCAGTTCGTCATTTCCCACTGATGGGTGCGGGTATATGGACACCGAAGGAGAAGCTGACTAAGGCGGATATCTACCAGGCAGCACACCATGAGTTTGTGGCAAGTGCGCTTGCTACCAAGCTTCTTCGGGAGATGGTTCCCGGTGCAAAAATGGGCTGCATGGTGTTGGGAGCGTTAAGCTATCCGATGACTCCTCATCCTGACGATATGCTTTCTATGATGGAGAGAGACAGGGATTGTATGTTTTTTGCTGATGTGCAAGCCAGAGGCTATTACCCATCCTATATCCGCAGAGAATGGGAGCGGGAGGGAATTGAGCTTCAGATGGAGCCTGGAGATGAAGATGTCTTAAGATATACGGTAGATTATATATCCTTTAGCTATTATATGAGCAAATGTACGGCTGCCGACTGCTCTAAGTATCAGAAAGGGCGGGGTAATTTAACTACAGGTGTGGCCAATCCTTATCTGAAGGAGAGTGAATGGGGGTGGCAGATTGACCCAAAAGGTCTTAGGTACACGTTGAATTACTTTTATGACCGTTATCAAAAGCCCCTCTTCGTGGCAGAAAATGGGTTGGGAGCCAACGACGTGCTGATTATTGGTGCTGACAGAGAGCCGACGGTGGAAGATGATTACCGTATCAATTACATGAAAGAGCATCTGGCTCAGATAAAAAAAGCGATAGTACAGGACGGCGTGGAGGTAATAGGATATGCGGCATGGGGATGCATCGATCTGGTCAGTGCATCAAGTGCACAATTGAAAAAGAGATATGGCTTCATATATGTGGATCGTAACGAGGACGGAAGCGGAACATTGGAACGCTTCCGTAAGAAAAGCTTCTATTGGTACCGTGATATAATAAGTACAAATGGAGAAGCGCTGGAAGAATGA
- the tnpA gene encoding IS200/IS605 family transposase: protein MDKNSLAHTRWECKYHLVFAPKYRRQIIYGRIKADVARILSELCKRKGIEIIEAECCRDHVHMLVRIPPKYSVAEIMGYLKGKSSLMIFERHSNLKYRYGNRHFWCRGYYVDTVGKNAKKIEEYIKNQLQEDQTYDQMTLKEYIDPFTGEPVQKGK from the coding sequence ATGGATAAGAACAGTTTAGCACACACAAGGTGGGAGTGTAAATATCATCTGGTTTTTGCCCCCAAATATAGAAGGCAAATAATATATGGAAGGATCAAGGCAGATGTTGCACGAATATTAAGTGAATTGTGCAAAAGAAAAGGAATCGAGATAATAGAGGCAGAATGTTGTAGAGATCATGTACACATGCTGGTAAGAATACCACCGAAGTATAGTGTAGCAGAAATCATGGGATATCTAAAAGGAAAAAGTTCCTTAATGATATTTGAAAGGCACTCGAATTTAAAGTACCGGTATGGAAACCGTCATTTCTGGTGTAGAGGTTATTATGTAGACACAGTAGGTAAAAATGCAAAGAAAATCGAAGAATATATAAAGAACCAACTACAGGAAGATCAGACATACGATCAAATGACACTAAAAGAGTATATCGACCCGTTTACGGGTGAGCCGGTACAAAAAGGCAAATAA
- a CDS encoding carbohydrate ABC transporter permease: MKKSKTMIVCFLLPALIFFILIFLYPICRTIFMSFFKIEGVTDAISKWSFVGLGNFNKLFHTSLFVNSLWNIFRIWFVGGMAVMALALLFAVILTSGIRFKGFFKAAIYMPNVVSAVALATMWLQYVYNPRFGLFKRFFEMIRMDKIAAIQWTDNEHKFWALLIAYCFGMVGYHMLIFASGIERISAEYFEAATLDGAGKIKQFIHITLPLIKGVFKTNITMWSVTSAGFFVWSQLFSTVTADTQTITPMVYMYMQVFGAGNSVTEHNAGLGAAVGIILSICVVLVFTLCNKLIRDDDLEF, from the coding sequence TTGAAGAAAAGTAAGACAATGATCGTATGTTTTTTACTACCTGCGCTCATATTCTTTATTCTAATCTTTTTGTATCCCATATGCAGAACTATTTTTATGAGTTTTTTTAAGATTGAGGGAGTGACGGATGCCATATCAAAATGGTCATTTGTCGGACTTGGTAATTTTAATAAGCTGTTCCATACCAGCCTTTTTGTGAACTCACTATGGAATATTTTTCGTATATGGTTTGTGGGGGGCATGGCGGTAATGGCACTTGCCTTACTATTTGCAGTTATATTAACGAGCGGCATACGATTTAAAGGTTTTTTCAAGGCGGCGATCTATATGCCCAATGTAGTGAGTGCGGTGGCCCTCGCGACCATGTGGCTGCAATATGTTTATAACCCAAGATTCGGTTTGTTCAAGCGCTTCTTTGAGATGATCCGCATGGATAAAATAGCAGCGATTCAATGGACGGACAATGAGCATAAGTTCTGGGCGCTTTTGATTGCTTATTGTTTTGGCATGGTAGGGTATCATATGCTAATCTTTGCAAGCGGCATAGAACGTATCAGTGCGGAATATTTTGAAGCGGCAACGCTTGATGGGGCAGGGAAGATAAAGCAGTTCATACATATAACATTGCCGCTGATCAAGGGCGTATTTAAAACGAATATTACCATGTGGAGTGTAACAAGTGCGGGCTTTTTTGTCTGGTCACAGTTGTTTTCAACAGTCACTGCGGATACGCAGACTATTACTCCAATGGTATATATGTATATGCAGGTATTTGGTGCTGGTAACAGTGTAACGGAGCACAATGCAGGACTGGGTGCGGCAGTTGGTATCATTCTTAGCATATGTGTAGTTCTTGTCTTCACCCTGTGCAATAAGTTGATCAGGGATGATGATTTGGAATTTTAG
- a CDS encoding carbohydrate ABC transporter permease — protein sequence MSRKENEVRKFNWKHELRLAPGYLILSLWILFTFVLLGWVFAASLSTTKDIFAGDALKFPTGFHFENYIKAWTSQNVSVIFGNSLFYSIIACVALIFICAPAAYVLSRFKFIANRFIQTSFVSAMGVPAVMIVLPLFSMIAGMNILNNIMANRFTLIFLYIGINVPYTTIFLLSFFSNLSSAYEQAAAIDGCTPMKTFWLIMFPMAQSGLITVTIFNFINVWNEYFMSLIFANSDRLRPVAVGLYSMINAMRYTGDWAGMFASVVIVFLPTFILYLFLSRRIIAGITGGGLKG from the coding sequence ATGAGTAGAAAAGAAAATGAAGTGAGAAAGTTTAATTGGAAGCATGAATTAAGGCTTGCACCCGGTTACCTGATCTTGTCCCTTTGGATTCTGTTTACCTTTGTACTGCTAGGCTGGGTATTTGCGGCAAGCCTATCAACGACCAAGGATATATTTGCCGGTGATGCGTTAAAATTTCCTACGGGTTTCCATTTTGAAAACTATATCAAGGCCTGGACCTCTCAAAATGTATCGGTTATCTTTGGAAATTCTTTGTTTTATTCTATTATCGCTTGCGTGGCATTAATCTTCATATGTGCGCCGGCTGCTTATGTATTATCTCGCTTTAAATTTATTGCCAACCGGTTTATCCAAACGAGTTTCGTATCGGCCATGGGTGTTCCTGCGGTCATGATTGTATTGCCCTTATTCAGTATGATAGCAGGAATGAATATTCTTAACAATATAATGGCCAACCGGTTTACACTGATTTTCCTCTATATAGGTATAAACGTACCTTATACAACGATTTTTTTGCTATCCTTCTTTAGTAACCTATCCAGCGCTTATGAGCAGGCGGCGGCAATTGATGGATGTACCCCGATGAAGACTTTCTGGCTAATTATGTTCCCTATGGCACAGTCAGGGCTTATTACAGTTACCATCTTCAATTTTATTAATGTATGGAATGAGTATTTTATGTCCTTGATCTTTGCAAATTCCGACCGGCTAAGGCCGGTTGCAGTAGGGTTATACTCAATGATTAACGCAATGAGATATACAGGGGATTGGGCAGGAATGTTTGCCTCTGTGGTTATTGTGTTCCTGCCAACCTTCATATTATACCTGTTCTTATCAAGGAGAATTATCGCTGGAATCACGGGAGGCGGACTGAAAGGGTGA
- a CDS encoding ABC transporter permease, with amino-acid sequence MRLYIKYFAIQFRSVMEYKASFFLTTIGQFFISFNIFLGIYFMFQRFPIVEGFTYSEVLLCFGMTLLEFSLAECFARGFDMFSIMIKKGEFDRIMVRPRNEIFQVLGNYIEFTRLGRIIQALIMFAYGIAANNITWDLGKIITVLFMLVGGTVLFSGIFLIYASLCFFTTEGLEFMNVLTYGAREYGKYPVSIYGKRMLQFCTFIVPYSLVQYYPLLNLLDRGKPYYSLLPLLACLFLIPCYLLWRMGVKHYTSCGS; translated from the coding sequence ATGAGATTATATATAAAGTATTTTGCGATACAATTCAGAAGCGTGATGGAATATAAGGCTTCCTTTTTCCTTACAACGATTGGACAGTTTTTCATATCCTTCAACATTTTTCTCGGTATTTACTTCATGTTTCAGCGTTTCCCTATTGTGGAAGGATTCACTTACAGCGAAGTGCTTCTTTGTTTCGGTATGACTCTATTGGAATTTTCTCTGGCAGAATGCTTTGCCAGAGGCTTCGACATGTTCTCTATTATGATAAAAAAAGGGGAATTCGATAGAATTATGGTTAGGCCGCGCAATGAAATCTTCCAGGTACTCGGCAACTATATCGAATTTACCCGTTTAGGAAGGATAATACAAGCCCTTATTATGTTCGCCTATGGAATTGCAGCAAACAATATCACATGGGATCTAGGCAAGATTATTACGGTCCTTTTTATGTTAGTAGGAGGTACTGTCCTTTTTTCCGGCATTTTTCTGATCTATGCCTCTCTATGCTTCTTCACTACAGAAGGACTGGAATTCATGAATGTACTGACCTATGGTGCCAGAGAATATGGGAAATACCCAGTGAGTATCTATGGGAAAAGAATGCTACAGTTCTGTACCTTTATCGTTCCCTATTCTCTCGTTCAATATTATCCGTTGTTGAACCTGCTGGACAGAGGAAAGCCATACTATAGCCTACTTCCTCTTTTGGCCTGCCTCTTCCTGATTCCCTGTTATCTTCTATGGAGGATGGGGGTGAAACATTATACTTCATGTGGATCGTAA
- a CDS encoding ABC transporter permease produces MRKYLVFFRLRFSMGLQYRAAALAGIVTQFAWGAMEIALFRAFYHTDPGSFPMTFSAVSAYVWMQQAFLALFMAWMMENEIFDDIVNGNIAYELCRPIDIYNMWFSRSLANRLSKAVLRCMPILIFAAFLPAPYGLIPPVDFISFFFFLLTLVTGLSVTVAFCMLVYIVSFFTISPAGIRMVAVSMVDFFSGAVIPLPFFPEHIKHILELLPFASMQNVPLRIYSGDLSGPAMWKAVLLQLLWLLILVLMGKVLNFLAMKRIRIQGG; encoded by the coding sequence ATGAGAAAATATTTGGTTTTTTTTCGCTTGCGCTTCTCTATGGGGCTCCAATACCGTGCGGCTGCACTGGCAGGAATCGTTACACAATTCGCATGGGGTGCCATGGAAATCGCCCTGTTTCGGGCTTTTTACCATACCGATCCCGGCTCTTTTCCTATGACTTTCTCGGCAGTCTCCGCCTATGTATGGATGCAGCAGGCCTTTTTAGCGCTGTTCATGGCATGGATGATGGAAAATGAGATTTTTGATGATATCGTAAACGGCAATATTGCCTATGAGCTCTGCCGCCCCATCGACATTTATAATATGTGGTTTTCCAGAAGTCTTGCCAACAGACTTTCCAAGGCAGTGCTTCGCTGCATGCCAATCCTCATTTTTGCAGCGTTTCTCCCCGCACCTTATGGACTGATACCACCCGTTGACTTCATCTCATTTTTCTTCTTTTTACTCACTTTGGTCACCGGCCTTTCCGTAACTGTAGCCTTTTGTATGCTCGTATATATTGTATCATTTTTCACCATCTCTCCTGCCGGCATCCGAATGGTGGCGGTTTCCATGGTGGACTTCTTTTCCGGCGCTGTAATTCCCCTTCCCTTTTTCCCGGAGCATATCAAGCATATTTTAGAGCTTCTTCCGTTTGCATCTATGCAAAATGTACCTCTGAGAATCTACAGCGGGGATCTGTCCGGCCCGGCTATGTGGAAGGCTGTTTTACTTCAATTGTTATGGCTGCTTATTCTGGTCCTTATGGGAAAAGTTTTGAACTTTCTGGCGATGAAACGAATTAGGATACAAGGAGGATGA
- a CDS encoding ABC transporter ATP-binding protein gives MIMMEHVSKTYKVSKRDAGFISACKALFRRDYEHIYALDDVSFSIEEGEMVGYIGPNGAGKSSTIKILSGILTPDSGTCLVNGRVPWKNRIEHVKDIGVVFGQRSQLWWDVPVIDSYELLKEIYKIDSQSYRRNLNQLTELLNLSQLLRTPARQLSLGQRMRCEIAASLLHNPHILFLDEPTIGLDAVSKLAVREFILQLNKENNTTVILTTHDMSDIEALTNRVILIGKGRILLDGSLRDIRRNYETTEEALAGFYLANGI, from the coding sequence ATGATTATGATGGAACATGTAAGCAAGACCTATAAGGTCTCTAAACGCGATGCCGGATTTATATCCGCATGCAAAGCTCTGTTTCGCAGAGATTACGAGCATATTTATGCGCTCGATGATGTCTCCTTCTCGATCGAAGAGGGAGAAATGGTCGGTTACATCGGTCCTAACGGTGCCGGCAAAAGCTCTACCATTAAAATTCTAAGCGGTATCCTCACTCCGGACAGCGGCACTTGTCTCGTCAACGGACGCGTCCCATGGAAGAACCGTATCGAACATGTGAAGGATATCGGTGTCGTATTCGGTCAGCGTTCCCAACTTTGGTGGGATGTGCCCGTTATAGATTCCTATGAGCTATTGAAGGAAATCTACAAAATAGACAGCCAATCCTATCGCCGCAACTTGAATCAGCTCACCGAATTGCTGAATCTTTCCCAACTTCTTCGCACTCCTGCAAGACAGCTTTCCTTAGGTCAGAGAATGCGCTGTGAAATTGCGGCTTCCCTTTTACACAATCCCCATATTCTTTTCCTCGATGAACCTACTATCGGTCTGGATGCGGTATCCAAGCTGGCCGTTCGGGAATTCATCCTTCAACTGAACAAAGAAAATAACACCACTGTCATTTTAACAACTCATGATATGTCCGATATCGAAGCATTGACCAATCGGGTCATACTCATAGGAAAAGGCCGTATTCTTTTGGACGGAAGCTTACGGGATATTCGTCGAAACTATGAAACCACGGAAGAGGCACTGGCCGGCTTCTATCTCGCCAACGGCATATAG
- a CDS encoding HAD family hydrolase: MKYRYLLFDLDGTLTDPKEGITTSVQYALRAFGIDEPDLDKLEPFIGPPLKESFMEFYGFDEKKAEEAVAKYREWFAPTGIFQNRLFPGIAEMLHELKEKGKILAVASSKPTVFVEKVLRHFDIEKYFDVVVGSELSGERGTKEEVVEEALYRLSQINEGEDRKGTTVDEPDKKLDKQHTVMIGDRKFDIIGGKEHGLRTVGVTFGYAGEGELEAAGADDIVSSVEELGGLLAQ; encoded by the coding sequence ATGAAATACCGATATTTGTTATTCGATTTGGATGGAACATTGACCGATCCCAAGGAAGGAATTACCACCTCAGTACAGTATGCGCTGCGGGCATTCGGTATTGATGAGCCGGATTTAGATAAGTTAGAGCCTTTTATAGGACCGCCCTTGAAAGAAAGCTTTATGGAATTCTATGGCTTCGATGAGAAGAAGGCGGAGGAAGCGGTGGCGAAATATAGGGAATGGTTTGCGCCGACGGGAATCTTCCAGAATCGGTTATTTCCGGGAATTGCGGAAATGTTACATGAATTAAAGGAAAAAGGGAAGATATTGGCGGTAGCATCCAGTAAGCCTACCGTTTTTGTGGAAAAGGTATTGCGTCATTTCGATATTGAGAAATATTTTGATGTTGTAGTGGGGAGCGAGCTAAGCGGAGAAAGAGGGACGAAGGAAGAAGTCGTGGAGGAAGCCTTATATCGCCTCTCTCAGATAAACGAGGGAGAGGACAGAAAGGGAACGACGGTTGATGAGCCGGACAAGAAGTTAGATAAACAGCACACGGTTATGATCGGCGACCGGAAGTTCGATATTATCGGAGGAAAGGAACACGGCTTACGGACGGTTGGCGTGACCTTCGGCTATGCGGGAGAAGGGGAACTGGAAGCGGCGGGCGCGGATGATATCGTAAGCTCCGTGGAGGAACTTGGGGGACTGTTGGCACAATGA